One window of Macrococcus sp. 19Msa1099 genomic DNA carries:
- a CDS encoding HD domain-containing protein has translation MTIQAVAEFAREIEKLKTVKRRSDTLDGRFENSAEHSWQAALIANEFAPYYPESIDISMVTRMLLVHDLGEIYAGDTWVFDDEGKADAFERERDSLSKVIANLPQASQTSILSLWETFERGESHEAKYARIIDALIALINLHEVSEVNYNPYNLTKSQVVRKKQFIGEDAPEIWAYAQDLIHQCVQKGLLIDE, from the coding sequence ATGACAATTCAGGCAGTGGCAGAATTTGCTCGAGAAATTGAAAAACTAAAAACAGTGAAGCGCAGAAGCGATACGCTGGACGGGCGATTTGAAAACAGTGCAGAGCATTCATGGCAAGCCGCCCTTATCGCTAATGAATTTGCTCCATATTATCCAGAAAGTATTGATATTTCAATGGTCACTCGAATGTTACTCGTACATGATTTAGGAGAAATATATGCAGGGGACACCTGGGTATTTGATGACGAAGGAAAGGCTGATGCATTTGAAAGAGAGAGGGATTCTTTAAGTAAGGTGATTGCGAACCTGCCGCAAGCTTCTCAAACTTCCATTCTTTCTTTATGGGAAACATTTGAACGTGGAGAAAGTCATGAAGCGAAGTACGCGCGAATTATAGATGCCCTTATCGCACTTATCAATTTACATGAAGTTAGTGAAGTGAATTATAATCCATACAATCTGACAAAAAGCCAGGTCGTGCGTAAAAAACAGTTTATCGGCGAAGATGCACCTGAAATCTGGGCATACGCACAAGACTTGATTCATCAATGTGTACAAAAAGGATTGTTAATCGATGAATAA
- a CDS encoding TIGR00730 family Rossman fold protein: MRIIVYCGASEGNEASYLENARTLGKWIADNHHSLVYGGGNVGLMGEVANTVLEHDGRVVGVIPKFLADREIAHNGLTDLIVVDNMSERKNKILEIGDVCIALPGGPGTLEEISEVVSWSRIGQNDRPCILYNESGYYDLLEAFYDNMVDKGFLTQADRDNVYFVKSIEVLNEVIENYREPEIRIYKK, from the coding sequence ATGAGAATTATTGTATATTGCGGTGCAAGTGAAGGGAATGAAGCCAGCTATCTGGAAAATGCGAGAACATTAGGTAAGTGGATTGCTGATAATCATCATTCCCTTGTATATGGTGGAGGAAATGTAGGATTAATGGGAGAAGTTGCAAATACTGTGCTCGAACATGATGGACGTGTAGTTGGTGTCATTCCAAAGTTTCTAGCTGATAGAGAAATTGCACATAACGGTTTGACGGATTTAATCGTAGTAGATAACATGTCCGAACGAAAGAATAAAATTCTTGAAATAGGAGATGTTTGTATCGCATTACCAGGAGGACCCGGCACGCTAGAAGAAATTAGTGAAGTCGTTTCATGGTCACGTATTGGACAAAATGACAGACCTTGCATTTTATATAATGAGAGTGGGTATTATGACCTTTTAGAAGCATTTTATGACAATATGGTCGATAAAGGTTTTCTGACACAAGCAGATAGAGACAACGTATATTTTGTTAAAAGTATTGAAGTATTAAATGAAGTGATAGAAAACTATAGAGAACCTGAAATAAGAATATATAAAAAATAA
- a CDS encoding GNAT family N-acetyltransferase: MIEFRKLTIKDKIVFEEYMREWSDLEEIIPTATNYKRYNSFEDMIEIFEMRESGQEWVKNTTFFYFIDGVIIGAANIRHTLTKDLLNTGGHIGYGVGRSYRGQGYATKILQKSLAFARSIGIEKALITCDEDNIASSRVIIKNGGLEDKPYYQSNGVKSRRFWIDV, from the coding sequence ATGATTGAATTTAGAAAGTTAACAATCAAAGATAAAATTGTTTTTGAAGAATATATGAGAGAGTGGAGCGATCTAGAAGAAATTATACCAACTGCTACAAACTATAAGCGTTATAATAGCTTTGAAGATATGATTGAAATATTTGAAATGAGAGAATCTGGTCAAGAATGGGTGAAGAATACTACATTTTTTTACTTTATAGATGGTGTTATTATTGGTGCTGCTAATATTAGACATACTCTTACAAAGGACTTATTGAACACCGGTGGACATATCGGGTATGGTGTAGGCCGAAGTTATAGAGGGCAAGGCTATGCCACTAAAATTCTTCAGAAATCCCTTGCTTTTGCACGTTCTATTGGAATTGAGAAAGCTTTAATTACTTGTGATGAAGACAATATTGCTTCAAGCAGAGTAATCATAAAGAACGGAGGGTTAGAGGATAAACCATATTATCAGTCTAATGGTGTTAAAAGTAGACGATTTTGGATTGACGTATAA
- a CDS encoding LLM class flavin-dependent oxidoreductase: MKIELGLTSFGDNGSIHTIEGKLPAIPADERIRNLVEEIQLADQLGLDIYGLGEHHREDYAVSDPVTVLAAAAGLTKDIKLSSAVTVLSSDDPVRVYQRFATLDAISNGRAEIMAGRGSFIESFPLFGYDLNDYNELFDEKLALLLEVNKNEVVNWQGHHRPSIDNKIVVPRAVQKELPIHIATGGTPESSARAGMLGLPITYAIIGGNPERFKHNVDVYRHALNASGFDADRAFIATHSWGYVAATDEEAFEAYYPSTKASHDRLARERGWAMYSEAQFMNEIEHGALYVGSPERVAQKIIKTVEALSLNRFMLHLPIGSMKHELTMNSIRLYGEKVKPIVDEYFKDK; this comes from the coding sequence ATGAAAATAGAATTAGGGTTAACGTCATTCGGAGATAACGGTTCAATTCATACGATAGAGGGGAAACTGCCGGCCATTCCTGCAGATGAACGTATCAGAAATCTCGTTGAAGAAATACAGCTTGCTGATCAGCTGGGTCTTGATATCTATGGTCTTGGTGAGCATCATCGTGAAGACTATGCAGTATCAGACCCAGTGACGGTGCTTGCTGCAGCTGCAGGTTTAACGAAAGATATTAAATTAAGTTCTGCAGTAACTGTTCTGTCAAGTGATGATCCTGTACGTGTGTATCAGCGTTTTGCGACATTAGATGCGATTAGTAATGGACGTGCAGAGATTATGGCGGGGCGTGGGTCATTTATTGAATCATTTCCTTTGTTTGGTTACGATTTAAATGATTACAACGAATTATTCGATGAGAAGCTTGCATTATTATTAGAAGTAAATAAAAATGAAGTTGTTAATTGGCAAGGGCATCATCGACCTTCAATTGATAATAAGATTGTGGTGCCAAGAGCAGTACAAAAAGAATTGCCGATTCATATTGCCACGGGTGGTACACCAGAGTCATCCGCTCGAGCTGGTATGCTGGGGTTACCAATTACATATGCGATAATTGGAGGTAATCCTGAACGTTTCAAACATAATGTAGATGTTTATCGTCATGCATTGAATGCATCTGGTTTTGATGCAGATCGAGCATTTATTGCAACGCATTCGTGGGGGTATGTTGCAGCGACTGATGAAGAAGCCTTTGAAGCATACTATCCTTCTACGAAAGCGAGTCATGATCGTTTAGCAAGAGAACGAGGCTGGGCAATGTATTCTGAAGCGCAGTTTATGAATGAAATCGAGCACGGTGCCTTATATGTAGGTAGTCCAGAACGAGTCGCTCAAAAAATTATTAAAACTGTAGAAGCACTGAGTTTAAATCGCTTTATGCTACATTTACCTATAGGATCGATGAAACATGAACTGACGATGAATTCAATTCGTTTATACGGTGAAAAAGTTAAACCGATCGTAGATGAATATTTCAAAGATAAATAA
- a CDS encoding Type 1 glutamine amidotransferase-like domain-containing protein, whose amino-acid sequence MTNILMSTFQAKSGWNNILQKYLENKKVLVIPFAFGDIVKNERDWLKIYGLRSKYYLQMVNPLVSFGVNKKDISWAKYYSDTSRTLKEKINKADVLFFSGGYPDLMMKRLKDMDVIKSIQKFKGTVIGFSAGAMVQIENFHITPDKDYNHFSYHYSLELLHGFDVEVHYEKSDDHDAYIDKVIMERNIPVYAIGDNGIVIVEDNQFKSYGDVTFYHV is encoded by the coding sequence ATGACAAACATACTCATGAGCACATTCCAGGCCAAATCAGGCTGGAATAATATATTACAGAAGTACTTAGAAAATAAGAAAGTGCTCGTCATTCCTTTCGCATTTGGTGATATCGTCAAAAATGAACGAGATTGGCTGAAAATATATGGACTCCGCAGCAAATATTATTTACAAATGGTGAATCCGCTCGTGAGTTTTGGAGTGAATAAAAAAGATATTTCCTGGGCAAAGTATTATTCCGATACATCTCGGACTTTAAAAGAGAAGATTAATAAAGCGGATGTACTGTTCTTCTCGGGAGGATACCCAGATTTAATGATGAAGCGTCTGAAGGATATGGATGTAATAAAATCGATTCAGAAGTTTAAAGGAACAGTTATTGGTTTCAGCGCAGGTGCGATGGTTCAGATTGAAAACTTCCACATTACGCCTGACAAGGATTATAATCACTTCTCCTATCATTATAGTTTAGAATTGTTACATGGATTTGATGTTGAAGTTCATTATGAGAAGTCCGACGACCATGATGCATATATTGATAAAGTAATCATGGAAAGAAATATTCCGGTATATGCAATAGGAGATAACGGTATCGTTATTGTTGAAGACAACCAATTTAAAAGCTATGGAGATGTGACGTTTTATCATGTATAA
- a CDS encoding MerR family transcriptional regulator, with protein MYYTVKAVSELTGISARTLHYYDTINLLKPHHYTESGYRMYSSKELDRLQLILFYKSLQFSLEEIKGMLTNGNTLSHLSMQRERLIEQANHIDKLIKVIDSTISYQKGEIQMTEQQKFEAFKEEKLKENEVLYGKELRDKYNEKSLNKSHAHYKYLSQDSYDKAVDTERKMFGLLKVMINENLDISDSIGKEIFEYHKSWLEIMSGMYSTEYHRNMASLYVQDERFAQYYNDRVEGSCQRLSETILHYTK; from the coding sequence ATGTATTATACAGTAAAAGCAGTAAGCGAACTTACAGGTATAAGTGCACGCACTTTACACTATTATGACACGATTAATCTACTTAAACCACATCATTATACCGAATCAGGTTACCGCATGTATTCTTCTAAAGAACTGGACCGTCTGCAGTTGATATTATTTTATAAATCATTGCAGTTCTCTTTAGAAGAGATAAAGGGAATGTTAACAAACGGGAATACATTATCACACCTCAGCATGCAACGTGAGCGCTTAATCGAACAGGCAAATCATATCGATAAACTTATTAAAGTCATCGATAGCACAATTTCATATCAAAAAGGAGAGATTCAAATGACAGAACAACAGAAGTTTGAAGCATTTAAAGAAGAAAAACTGAAAGAGAATGAAGTATTATATGGTAAAGAACTGAGAGACAAATATAATGAAAAGTCTTTAAATAAAAGCCATGCGCATTATAAATATTTGTCTCAAGATTCATATGATAAGGCGGTGGATACCGAACGTAAGATGTTTGGATTATTAAAGGTCATGATAAATGAAAATCTGGACATTAGTGATTCAATCGGTAAAGAGATTTTTGAATATCATAAGTCGTGGCTTGAAATAATGAGCGGGATGTATAGCACTGAATATCATAGAAATATGGCATCACTTTACGTGCAGGATGAGCGATTTGCACAGTACTATAACGACCGTGTTGAAGGAAGTTGCCAACGTTTAAGCGAAACGATTTTGCATTACACAAAATAA
- a CDS encoding cation transporter produces METVLKVSGMTCGHCKSAVEGAAKEVAGVSGAAADIEQGLATITHDESVNIADVKQSIEDQGYDVK; encoded by the coding sequence ATGGAAACAGTATTAAAAGTAAGTGGTATGACATGTGGACATTGTAAATCGGCTGTAGAAGGTGCAGCGAAAGAAGTCGCAGGCGTAAGTGGCGCAGCAGCAGATATTGAACAAGGACTTGCAACAATTACGCATGACGAATCAGTAAATATTGCTGATGTAAAACAATCCATTGAAGATCAAGGTTATGATGTGAAATAG
- a CDS encoding DUF3147 family protein — MKILLLKFLIGGSTVAFSYIISKVIPWEDFGGIFATFPAVFLLSLIIAGMEYGNKFATNVCRGAVFGMTGGLISILVTWSMLSTTSNYALSIVTGFIAWFGSALTISKVVSLVHHAVAHKSLKHSSTHAK; from the coding sequence ATAAAAATACTATTATTAAAATTCCTCATCGGCGGAAGCACTGTTGCTTTCAGCTATATCATTTCAAAAGTAATCCCATGGGAAGATTTTGGCGGTATATTCGCAACATTCCCCGCTGTATTCCTCCTTTCCCTTATAATTGCAGGTATGGAGTACGGTAATAAATTTGCAACGAACGTATGTCGCGGTGCTGTATTCGGCATGACTGGCGGTTTGATCAGCATACTCGTTACATGGAGTATGTTAAGCACAACTTCAAACTATGCTCTGAGTATAGTTACAGGATTTATCGCATGGTTTGGGAGCGCGCTTACAATTTCTAAAGTTGTCAGCCTCGTTCATCATGCTGTAGCACATAAATCCCTTAAACATTCCTCTACACACGCAAAATAA
- a CDS encoding YbaN family protein, translated as MKYFLIAIGIISTVLGFIGAALPLLPTTPFLLLAVFCFARSSDRFHEWLVRTRLYKSYVQEFYEQKGYTMKKKFQLLLSVYIVVGFSMYMVDHLYIRIGLGIMLFLQTVVLFTFVKTIKE; from the coding sequence GTGAAATATTTTTTGATTGCTATAGGAATCATATCGACTGTACTTGGCTTCATCGGTGCAGCATTACCCCTTTTGCCGACAACGCCATTTTTACTGCTGGCAGTATTCTGTTTCGCACGCAGTTCTGATCGGTTTCATGAATGGCTCGTGCGAACAAGGCTATATAAAAGTTATGTGCAGGAGTTTTATGAACAAAAAGGATATACGATGAAGAAGAAATTTCAACTATTACTGTCAGTATATATCGTTGTTGGATTTTCAATGTATATGGTCGATCATTTATATATTAGGATTGGACTTGGAATAATGTTGTTCCTACAGACGGTGGTACTGTTTACGTTTGTGAAGACGATTAAAGAATGA
- a CDS encoding L-cystine transporter, producing the protein MENWLTFFNVLILSILIGLLILMHKKHISFSKRVFTGMALGILLGIFLQVAYGSGSKITENTLDWYSIIGSGYVQLLMVIVVPLVMVSIIRSIINLDAADRLGKMAAWVIGTLITTTLVAALIGIGSALLFDLNADQIHIGQDQKMRGTEIQQKFDTMEQKTMPQRIVNFIPSNIFMDMTGGRPTSVISVVIFSFLVGVAVLGVRRKQPEHAEMFTKMVDAIFAVVMRLVTIILRLTPFGVLALMANMIASTNFAGIMELGKFVLASYAALITMFIIHLVLVAVFGLNPITYLKKVIPTLIFAFTSRSSAGAIPLNISAQKNALGVDDATANMSASFGATMGQNGCAGIYPAMLAVMIAPTVGINPLSPEFIIQLAVITAISSFGVAGVGGGATFAAIIVLSSMGLPIALAGVLITVEPLIDMGRTALNVNGSMLSGTVTSRMLGTFNRNIFNDKHAVVEQTEA; encoded by the coding sequence ATGGAAAACTGGTTAACTTTTTTTAACGTCTTAATTCTTAGTATTCTTATAGGATTACTAATTCTAATGCATAAGAAACACATTTCATTTTCAAAGCGTGTGTTTACTGGTATGGCACTCGGGATTCTTCTCGGAATTTTTCTTCAAGTTGCCTATGGATCTGGCAGCAAGATAACTGAAAATACGCTCGACTGGTATTCAATTATCGGTAGCGGATATGTTCAACTACTTATGGTTATCGTCGTACCGCTAGTCATGGTGTCAATTATTCGCTCGATTATCAACTTAGATGCCGCAGACCGTTTAGGTAAGATGGCAGCATGGGTTATCGGAACTTTAATCACGACGACATTAGTCGCTGCACTTATTGGTATCGGATCCGCACTACTCTTTGATTTAAATGCAGATCAAATTCATATTGGACAAGATCAAAAAATGCGTGGTACAGAGATTCAGCAGAAATTTGATACGATGGAACAAAAAACGATGCCTCAACGTATCGTGAATTTCATTCCGTCAAATATCTTTATGGATATGACGGGTGGACGTCCGACTTCAGTTATCTCTGTTGTTATCTTTTCATTCTTAGTAGGTGTTGCTGTGCTTGGCGTACGTCGCAAACAGCCTGAACATGCGGAAATGTTTACAAAGATGGTGGATGCTATATTTGCTGTTGTTATGCGCCTTGTCACAATCATCTTACGTTTAACTCCATTCGGGGTGCTTGCGCTTATGGCAAATATGATTGCCAGCACAAACTTTGCTGGCATTATGGAGCTTGGGAAATTTGTGCTTGCTTCATATGCTGCACTTATTACGATGTTCATTATTCATCTCGTTCTTGTAGCTGTATTTGGATTAAACCCAATTACATATCTTAAAAAAGTTATTCCGACCTTAATCTTCGCCTTCACTTCTCGTTCTAGTGCTGGTGCAATTCCACTTAACATTTCTGCACAGAAAAATGCACTTGGAGTGGATGATGCAACTGCGAATATGTCAGCATCATTCGGTGCAACGATGGGACAAAATGGATGTGCAGGAATTTATCCAGCGATGCTTGCAGTGATGATTGCACCAACTGTAGGTATTAACCCACTGTCACCTGAATTTATCATTCAACTCGCAGTGATTACCGCAATTAGTTCATTCGGTGTTGCAGGTGTTGGTGGTGGTGCAACGTTTGCAGCGATTATTGTGCTTTCATCTATGGGATTACCTATCGCACTTGCGGGTGTATTAATTACTGTTGAACCATTGATTGATATGGGACGTACTGCACTAAATGTAAATGGCAGTATGCTAAGTGGTACGGTAACTTCTCGTATGCTCGGAACATTTAACCGTAATATCTTTAATGACAAGCACGCAGTTGTGGAACAAACTGAAGCATAA
- a CDS encoding DUF3147 family protein, translated as MFGISLSGLILRFIIGGAAVAGASIIASKVGGKIGGIFATLPAVFLAAILALSVDHHGEDLVNASMNLSSGAVIGITSCILTVTFASYFVPKTGFKKGAVLSTLCWFVISCVLFAFKNI; from the coding sequence ATGTTCGGAATATCATTGTCCGGGTTAATATTACGCTTTATCATCGGTGGTGCTGCAGTAGCTGGCGCATCTATCATTGCAAGTAAAGTAGGTGGTAAAATCGGTGGTATCTTTGCTACACTTCCTGCTGTATTTCTAGCAGCAATACTTGCACTATCAGTCGATCACCACGGCGAAGATTTAGTAAATGCTTCGATGAATTTAAGCAGCGGTGCCGTCATCGGTATTACGAGCTGCATCTTAACTGTTACCTTCGCATCATACTTTGTACCTAAGACAGGATTTAAGAAAGGCGCTGTGTTATCAACGCTTTGCTGGTTTGTTATTTCTTGCGTATTATTCGCATTCAAAAATATCTAA
- a CDS encoding heavy metal translocating P-type ATPase codes for MAKQEVTLPIEGMTCAACSNRIEKVLNKIDGVEAQVNLTTERATVHYDEDKLSLSDISERIDKLGYQVRPAHAEFDITGMTCASCSNRIEKVLNKQPAIQNATVNLSTEVATVDYYPGNMDESDIIERIKKLGYDATLKSEEQSDRKENELRRKKYKLILAAVLSLPLLLTMLTHLFGIHLPHIFMNPWFQFAFAFPVQFIIGWQFYTGAYKSLRSGSANMDVLVALGTSAAFFYSLYESIKWMRGLTNDPHLYFETSAVLITLILFGKYLEARAKSQTTNALSSLLNLQAKDARVMRDGKEQMVSIDALQVGDQIIVKPGEKVPVDGVIIKGNSSVDESMLTGESIPVEKHMGDKVIGATMNKNGSFTMEATKVGKDTALQSIVKIVESAQGSKAPIQRMADIISGYFVPIVVGIAILTFIVWMLFVKQGFEASLVAAISVLVIACPCALGLATPTSIMVGTGRAAERGILFKGGEHLERTHEIDTIVLDKTGTITKGEPEVTDFTGDDRALQYLASSEQSSEHPLASAIVKYAEEQAVSLKEVSHFEAVPGHGIHTQIDDEDIYVGNRKLMQQYNIEIATFEPNMQLFEAQGKTAMMIAYEGKVQGVVAVQDTVKPSAKDAIDELKVMGIEVIMLTGDNTRTAQAIASEVGIDEVIAEVLPEDKAEKVKALQAQGRKVAMVGDGVNDAPALALSDIGIAIGTGTEVAIEAADVTILGGELTLIPEAIKLSHATIRNVKQNLGFAFGYNVIGIPFAALGLLAPWIAGLAMALSSVSVVSNALRLKSVKIK; via the coding sequence ATGGCGAAACAAGAAGTTACTTTACCGATAGAAGGGATGACGTGTGCAGCTTGTTCGAATCGTATTGAGAAAGTGCTGAATAAGATAGATGGTGTCGAAGCTCAGGTAAATTTAACGACAGAGCGAGCAACCGTTCATTATGATGAAGATAAATTGAGTTTGAGTGATATTTCTGAACGTATAGATAAGCTAGGATATCAAGTCCGTCCAGCACATGCAGAATTTGATATTACTGGTATGACGTGCGCGTCTTGTTCGAATCGTATTGAGAAGGTATTGAATAAACAGCCTGCTATACAGAATGCTACGGTGAACCTTTCTACTGAGGTTGCAACGGTCGATTATTATCCGGGAAATATGGATGAGTCTGATATTATTGAACGTATTAAGAAACTAGGATATGATGCAACGCTTAAGAGTGAGGAGCAGTCAGATCGTAAAGAAAATGAACTGCGACGTAAAAAGTATAAATTGATATTAGCAGCGGTACTGTCTCTGCCTCTACTACTTACGATGTTGACGCATCTGTTCGGAATTCATTTGCCGCATATCTTTATGAATCCGTGGTTTCAGTTTGCATTTGCGTTTCCAGTGCAATTTATTATTGGATGGCAGTTCTATACTGGTGCTTATAAAAGCTTGCGCAGTGGATCAGCAAATATGGATGTACTCGTGGCACTTGGAACAAGTGCAGCATTCTTCTATAGTTTATACGAGAGTATTAAATGGATGAGAGGTTTAACGAATGATCCGCACCTTTACTTCGAAACAAGTGCAGTATTGATTACATTAATATTGTTCGGTAAGTATCTGGAAGCACGTGCGAAATCACAGACAACAAATGCATTATCGAGTCTATTAAACTTACAGGCGAAAGATGCACGTGTTATGAGAGATGGCAAAGAGCAGATGGTAAGCATCGATGCATTGCAAGTAGGAGACCAAATCATTGTAAAGCCTGGCGAGAAAGTGCCGGTAGATGGTGTTATTATTAAAGGTAACTCTTCTGTTGATGAATCTATGTTAACTGGTGAATCGATTCCTGTTGAGAAGCATATGGGTGATAAGGTTATCGGTGCTACGATGAATAAGAATGGTAGTTTCACAATGGAAGCTACGAAAGTTGGTAAGGATACTGCTTTGCAGTCAATCGTCAAGATAGTAGAATCAGCACAAGGTTCTAAAGCACCGATACAACGTATGGCAGATATTATATCTGGATATTTCGTCCCGATTGTTGTAGGTATCGCGATACTCACGTTTATCGTATGGATGTTATTTGTTAAGCAAGGGTTTGAAGCATCACTTGTTGCCGCGATATCAGTACTTGTTATTGCTTGCCCATGTGCATTAGGGCTCGCAACGCCGACATCTATTATGGTAGGAACAGGTCGAGCAGCAGAACGCGGCATTCTCTTTAAAGGTGGAGAACATCTGGAACGTACACACGAAATCGATACTATTGTCTTGGATAAGACTGGAACGATAACAAAAGGTGAACCTGAAGTAACAGATTTCACAGGAGACGATCGTGCACTTCAATATTTAGCAAGTAGTGAGCAGTCTTCAGAACATCCGCTAGCAAGTGCGATTGTAAAGTATGCTGAAGAACAAGCAGTATCGTTGAAAGAAGTATCACACTTTGAAGCGGTGCCAGGACACGGAATTCATACACAAATTGATGATGAAGATATATATGTTGGTAACCGCAAGCTGATGCAGCAGTATAATATTGAAATAGCAACATTTGAGCCCAATATGCAATTATTTGAAGCGCAAGGTAAAACTGCGATGATGATAGCTTATGAAGGTAAAGTGCAAGGTGTCGTTGCAGTCCAGGACACGGTGAAACCAAGTGCGAAGGATGCCATTGATGAACTGAAAGTGATGGGCATAGAAGTGATTATGTTAACCGGTGACAATACACGTACTGCTCAAGCAATTGCAAGTGAAGTTGGCATTGATGAAGTAATCGCTGAAGTCTTGCCGGAAGATAAAGCAGAGAAAGTTAAAGCATTGCAGGCACAAGGCAGAAAAGTAGCCATGGTGGGAGACGGAGTAAACGATGCGCCAGCGCTTGCATTAAGTGATATCGGAATTGCTATCGGTACGGGGACAGAAGTCGCGATAGAAGCGGCTGATGTGACGATACTAGGCGGGGAACTGACACTGATTCCAGAAGCCATTAAACTTAGCCATGCAACAATTCGAAATGTAAAACAAAACTTAGGATTTGCGTTTGGTTATAATGTTATCGGTATTCCATTTGCAGCATTAGGCTTATTAGCACCGTGGATTGCTGGTCTTGCTATGGCATTATCATCAGTAAGTGTTGTCAGTAACGCTCTAAGACTCAAATCTGTTAAAATTAAATAA
- a CDS encoding nuclease-related domain-containing protein, translated as MFVKTYEPSSYVKYLFEVQGRITLDDFDEAQYKRLYSGYIGEKQFYERIKNCGGTKLWDLRLNYHGEVQYDFLVIHDGYLFHFDIKNFSGHYAFIDNNFVSEQNYVIKDPISQFKGAHIKLKQFCMKHNLDYKILSYAVFINPDFIVTGFNGHSHIIFHKDIDRIVNALIKPPNDVDISALTTLSKFHKKDSKHERIYYYPFQDMKKGIKCPSCKNFLRSFQNKERRIICECGRRVSKQEAVHIAFDTIALLKQSHVKTSEIVDFTGIGKTTIKKIMSKNYASIGKTCGKAYIASEHASFILKEKHDEYTYKIV; from the coding sequence ATGTTTGTAAAAACTTATGAGCCAAGCTCTTATGTCAAATATTTATTTGAAGTGCAAGGTCGAATAACCTTAGACGATTTCGATGAAGCACAATACAAGCGTTTATATTCTGGCTATATAGGAGAAAAACAGTTTTACGAACGCATTAAAAATTGCGGTGGTACAAAGTTATGGGATCTGAGGTTAAATTATCACGGTGAAGTTCAATATGATTTTCTTGTGATTCATGATGGTTATTTATTTCATTTTGATATTAAAAATTTTTCCGGGCATTATGCTTTTATTGATAACAACTTTGTCAGTGAACAGAACTATGTTATCAAGGATCCTATATCACAATTTAAGGGAGCGCATATTAAATTGAAGCAGTTTTGCATGAAACATAATCTGGACTATAAAATATTAAGCTATGCCGTGTTTATTAATCCGGACTTTATTGTTACAGGATTTAATGGTCATTCACATATTATTTTTCATAAGGATATCGACCGTATTGTAAATGCGCTCATTAAACCACCAAATGATGTTGATATTAGTGCTTTGACGACGCTTTCTAAATTCCATAAAAAAGACAGCAAACATGAAAGAATATACTACTATCCTTTCCAGGATATGAAGAAAGGAATAAAGTGTCCTTCTTGTAAAAATTTTTTAAGATCGTTTCAAAATAAAGAACGACGTATTATTTGTGAATGTGGCAGACGTGTTTCAAAGCAAGAAGCTGTACACATCGCATTCGATACCATAGCACTTCTTAAACAAAGTCATGTAAAAACATCTGAAATTGTTGACTTCACAGGTATAGGAAAAACGACAATCAAGAAAATTATGAGCAAAAACTATGCATCGATAGGTAAAACATGTGGAAAAGCTTATATCGCTTCTGAACATGCATCATTTATATTGAAAGAAAAGCATGATGAATATACTTATAAAATTGTCTGA
- a CDS encoding metal-sensing transcriptional repressor encodes MSEHQHIATPRDHEEKERLIKRLKRVEGQVRGIQKMIEEDRYCIDILVQISAIESAMKQVGYAITERHMKHCVSDAIKAGDGNDSIEELMKVLKQFNK; translated from the coding sequence ATGTCGGAGCACCAGCATATTGCGACACCGAGAGATCATGAAGAGAAAGAAAGGTTAATCAAGCGTTTAAAGCGTGTTGAAGGTCAAGTGCGCGGTATTCAGAAGATGATAGAAGAAGATCGTTATTGTATCGATATCCTCGTTCAGATAAGTGCGATTGAGTCAGCGATGAAACAGGTAGGTTATGCGATCACAGAGCGTCATATGAAGCATTGTGTGAGTGACGCGATTAAAGCAGGTGATGGGAACGATTCAATCGAAGAGTTGATGAAGGTATTGAAGCAGTTCAATAAATAA